One Salmo trutta chromosome 12, fSalTru1.1, whole genome shotgun sequence genomic region harbors:
- the LOC115202535 gene encoding uncharacterized protein LOC115202535 — protein MDTHRHGHAQTWTHTHNTYRLSDNDVFVCTFLSDGSNCYSVLIVRNVAAGTRGLVICLVQPVATWTGTRGLVICLVQPVATWTGTRGLVICLVQPVATWTGPRGLVICLVQPVATWTGTRGLVICLVQPVATWTGTRGLVICLVQPVATWTGPRDLVICLVQPVATWTGTRGLVICLVQSVATWTGTRGLVICLVQPVATWTGTRGLVICLVQPVATWTGTRGLVICLVQSVATWTGTRGLVICLVQSVATWTGTRGLVICLVQPVATWTGTRGLVICLVQPVATWTGTRGLVICLVQSVATWTGTRGLVICLVQPVATWTGTRGLVICLVQPVATWTGTRGLVICLVQSVATWTGTRGLVICLVQPVATWTGPHGLVICLVQPVATWTGTRGLVICLVQPVATWTGTRGLVICLVQPVATWTGTRGLVICLVQPVATWTGTRGLVICLVQPVATWTGTRGLVICLVQPVATWTGPRGLVICLVQPVATWTGTRGLVICLVQPVATWTGPRGLVICLVQSVATWTGTRGLVICLVQPVATRTGTRGLVICLVQSVATRTGTRGLVICLVQPVATRTGTRGLVICLVQSVATRTGTRGLVICLVQSVATWTGTRGLVICLVQSVATWTGTRGLVICLVQSVATWTGTRGLVICLVQPVATWTGTRGLVICLVQPVATWTGTRGLVICLVQSVATWTGTRGLVICLVQSVATRTGTRGLVICLVQPVATRTGTRGLVICLVQSVATRTGTRGLVICLVQSVATRTGTRGLVICLVQPVATRTGTRGLVICLVQSVATRTGTRGLVICLVQSVATWTGTRGLVICLVQSVATWTGTRGLVICLVQPVATWTGTRGLVICLVQSVATWTGTRGLVICLVQSVATWTGTRGLVICLVQSVATWTGTRGLVICLVQPVATWTGTRGLVICLVQPVATWTGPRGLVICLVQPVATWTGTRGLVICLVQPVATWTGPAY, from the exons ATGGACACGCACAGACATGGACACGCAcagacatggacacacacacacaacacatacagaTTATCAG ATAATGATGTGTTTGTTTGCACTTTTCTCTCTGATGGATCCAACTGTTATTCTGTTTTGATTGTGAGAAATGTTGCAGCTGGAACACGGG GTTTAGTCATATGTCTGGTTCAGCCAGTAGCAACGTGGACTGGAACACGTGGTTTAGTCATATGTCTGGTTCAGCCAGTAGCAACGTGGACTGGAACACGTGGTTTAGTCATATGTCTGGTTCAGCCAGTAGCAACGTGGACTGGACCACGTGGTTTAGTCATATGTCTGGTTCAGCCAGTAGCAACGTGGACTGGAACACGTGGTTTAGTCATATGTCTGGTTCAGCCAGTAGCAACGTGGACTGGAACACGTGGTTTAGTCATATGTCTGGTTCAGCCAGTAGCAACGTGGACTGGACCACGTGATTTAGTCATATGTCTGGTTCAGCCAGTAGCAACGTGGACTGGAACACGTGGTTTAGTCATATGTCTGGTTCAGTCAGTAGCAACGTGGACTGGAACACGTGGTTTAGTCATATGTCTGGTTCAGCCAGTAGCAACGTGGACTGGAACACGTGGTTTAGTCATATGTCTGGTTCAGCCAGTAGCAACGTGGACTGGAACACGTGGTTTAGTCATATGTCTGGTTCAGTCAGTAGCAACGTGGACTGGAACACGTGGTTTAGTCATATGTCTGGTTCAGTCAGTAGCAACGTGGACTGGAACACGTGGTTTAGTCATATGTCTGGTTCAGCCAGTAGCAACGTGGACTGGAACACGGGGTTTAGTCATATGTCTGGTTCAGCCAGTAGCAACGTGGACTGGAACACGTGGTTTAGTCATATGTCTGGTTCAGTCAGTAGCAACGTGGACTGGAACACGTGGTTTAGTCATATGTCTGGTTCAGCCAGTAGCAACGTGGACTGGAACACGTGGTTTAGTCATATGTCTGGTTCAGCCAGTAGCAACGTGGACTGGAACACGGGGTTTAGTCATATGTCTGGTTCAGTCAGTAGCAACGTGGACTGGAACACGTGGTTTAGTCATATGTCTGGTTCAGCCAGTAGCAACGTGGACTGGACCACATGGTTTAGTCATATGTCTGGTTCAGCCAGTAGCAACGTGGACTGGAACACGTGGTTTAGTCATATGTCTGGTTCAGCCAGTAGCAACGTGGACTGGAACACGTGGTTTAGTCATATGTCTGGTTCAGCCAGTAGCAACGTGGACTGGAACACGTGGTTTAGTCATATGTCTGGTTCAGCCAGTAGCAACGTGGACTGGAACACGTGGTTTAGTCATATGTCTGGTTCAGCCAGTAGCAACGTGGACTGGAACACGTGGTTTAGTCATATGTCTGGTTCAGCCAGTAGCAACGTGGACTGGACCACGTGGTTTAGTCATATGTCTGGTTCAGCCAGTAGCAACGTGGACTGGAACACGTGGTTTAGTCATATGTCTGGTTCAGCCAGTAGCAACGTGGACTGGACCACGTGGTTTAGTCATATGTCTGGTTCAGTCAGTAGCAACGTGGACTGGAACACGTGGTTTAGTCATATGTCTGGTTCAGCCAGTAGCAACGCGGACTGGAACACGTGGTTTAGTCATATGTCTGGTTCAGTCAGTAGCAACGCGGACTGGAACACGTGGTTTAGTCATATGTCTGGTTCAGCCAGTAGCAACGCGGACTGGAACACGTGGTTTAGTCATATGTCTGGTTCAGTCAGTAGCAACGCGGACTGGAACACGTGGTTTAGTCATATGTCTGGTTCAGTCAGTAGCAACGTGGACTGGAACACGTGGTTTAGTCATATGTCTGGTTCAGTCAGTAGCAACGTGGACTGGAACACGTGGTTTAGTCATATGTCTGGTTCAATCAGTAGCAACGTGGACTGGAACACGTGGTTTAGTCATATGTCTGGTTCAGCCAGTAGCAACGTGGACTGGAACACGTGGTTTAGTCATATGTCTGGTTCAGCCAGTAGCAACGTGGACTGGAACACGTGGTTTAGTCATATGTCTGGTTCAATCAGTAGCAACGTGGACTGGAACACGTGGTTTAGTCATATGTCTGGTTCAGTCAGTAGCAACGCGGACTGGAACACGTGGTTTAGTCATATGTCTGGTTCAGCCAGTAGCAACGCGGACTGGAACACGTGGTTTAGTCATATGTCTGGTTCAGTCAGTAGCAACGCGGACTGGAACACGTGGTTTAGTCATATGTCTGGTTCAGTCAGTAGCAACGCGGACTGGAACACGTGGTTTAGTCATATGTCTGGTTCAGCCAGTAGCAACGCGGACTGGAACACGTGGTTTAGTCATATGTCTGGTTCAGTCAGTAGCAACGCGGACTGGAACACGTGGTTTAGTCATATGTCTGGTTCAGTCAGTAGCAACGTGGACTGGAACACGTGGTTTAGTCATATGTCTGGTTCAGTCAGTAGCAACGTGGACTGGAACACGTGGTTTAGTCATATGTCTGGTTCAGCCAGTAGCAACGTGGACTGGAACACGTGGTTTAGTCATATGTCTGGTTCAATCAGTAGCAACGTGGACTGGAACACGTGGTTTAGTCATATGTCTGGTTCAGTCAGTAGCAACGTGGACTGGAACACGTGGTTTAGTCATATGTCTGGTTCAGTCAGTAGCAACGTGGACTGGAACACGTGGTTTAGTCATATGTCTGGTTCAGCCAGTAGCAACGTGGACTGGAACACGGGGTTTAGTCATATGTCTGGTTCAGCCAGTAGCAACGTGGACTGGACCACGTGGTTTAGTCATATGTCTGGTTCAGCCAGTAGCAACGTGGACTGGAACACGTGGTTTAGTCATATGTCTGGTTCAGCCAGTAGCAACGTGGACTGGACCAGCGTACTGA